In Silurus meridionalis isolate SWU-2019-XX chromosome 29, ASM1480568v1, whole genome shotgun sequence, one DNA window encodes the following:
- the LOC124382213 gene encoding uncharacterized protein LOC124382213, with translation MKILPLFNRVSQLSVDRVLLLKMLHCCSKSDLQKGAARAVFSALKNRLDFSCSIGLDLTTETQDNVLYLSTEDCRDISTAIQNSHQLTELILKDCQIEDAALDLFFPVLHTVRLRCSKPLLIQFLALLHVVNESECVRHVRSLSQALDGEMDLSETPLDLQACRSLTLFLEFTEGLSELDLSHCKLSEHGLELLFPHLHKTAVLDLSHNAIDDYLAGRIYTIVSTSSNIQTVRLFNNRITRKEHFQKDKRFEIW, from the exons ATGAAGATTCTGCCTCTGTTCAACAGAGTTTCTCAGCTCAG TGTTGACAGGGTCCTGCTACTGAAGATGCTCCATTGCTGCAGTAAATCTGACCTCCAGAAGGGGGCAGCAAGAGCAGTTTTCTCTGCTCTGAAGAACAGACTGGACTTCTCTTGTAGCATTGGTTTAGATCTGACCACAGAAACACAGGATAATGTTCTTTATCTGAGCACTGAGGACTGCAGAGATATCAGCACAGCCATCCAAAATTCTCACCAGCTTACAGAGCTCATTCTGAAGGACTGTCAGATAGAAGATGCAGCACTGGACCTGTTCTTCCCCGTTCTACATACTGTGAGACTGCG CTGTAGTAAACCCTTGTTGATTCAGTTCTTGGCTCTTCTTCATGTGGTAAACGAGTCAGAGTGTGTGAGGCATGTTAGATCCCTCTCTCAGGCtctggatggagagatggaccTCAGTGAGACCCCTCTGGACCTCCAGGCCTGTAGATCACTCACATTGTTTCTGGAATTTACTGAAGGTCTTTCAGAACTGGACCTCAGCCACTGTAAGCTCTCTGAGCACGGCCTGGAGCTGCTGTTCCCACACCTGCATAAAACAGCTGTCCTGGA ccTCAGTCACAATGCTATAGACGATTATTTAGCAGGAAGAATCTACACAATCGTCTCCACCAGCAGTAACATACAGACAGTTCg ACTCTTCAACAACAGAATTACTCGTAAAGAACATTTCCAAAAAGACAAACGCTTTGAGATCTGGTGA